ATACCATTTATTGATTGTTATATCCACGGCATTTGTATAAGCAGGCCACGAGCAGGATTCTTCGCATCTTTGAAATTGCAGCATACCCGCAGGCGCGGTATCAACAGACACCAGCAAAGCATATGACTTTGACCCTATGCCGTTTATTCCGTTATGCCTTATCATTATCATCGCATCCGAACCCATATATTCGGCTGTACCAAAGCCAATTTTAAAATCAGAATATATAATGGAGTCACAGTAATTATTATTGTCATCTATAAGCAGCATGGGATATTGTGTATTCAGCGCGTCACCCCTTATCACCCTGTTGCCTGTATTACATGCATCTTCCACATACCATGTTCCATTTGTGCCATTATATGGCATAAAAGACCACCCTGTAGGGGGTGTTGCTGTATAAGTTCCCAAAGGGGTATCTTCAAAAGTCCTTATCGCTCCAAGTTCAATACCTCCGCTTAGGTCATAATTAATAGTATACGTCAGCATCTCCCCGTTGTAGACATTTGCAGGATTTGTCGAAACCGTTAAAGTTCTCTCTTCTATTGGATTAACCATTACTGATGTTGATGACATTTCATCCGAAATTCCTGCCATTGAACCGGTTACAGCACACGAATAGTTAATGCCCACAGGAGCATCAGCTGTCATTTTCATCACAACCCAGACTTTACCTTCTTTTTTGTCGATTGTCCCCGTAATATCAGAAAACTGCCATGTGATTGTCCCTGATGTTACCCCTATTGCCGGCGCGTTTACGCTGCCGCCGGTTATTGAAACAGGGCCGTAACTTACAAGTTCTAAATTTCCGACGCCCGGAAGCGGTATCGCAGCACTTAATGCTCCGTTTGTATATGAATAATCCGCGTTGAACATCACCAAATCCCCGGCTTTACGAAGTATCCCTTCGCTTTTCATCGTTATATTCATATCAGGAGGAGGCACAGCCGGCGTCCAGGTAAGGGATTCTGACGAACAATCAGCCGCAATATCCCAGTCAGATTCTCTTAAAGCAAAATTTTTCATCACCAGATGAAGATACATCTCTGAAACATTACATTCCGGATACATGCCTTTATCGGGAATATGTATTACAAATTCTTTTACGTAACTCTGCCCTCCTTCATTCATGCAATCCATACAGGGCGTCGACGCCATCCATCCGTTTGGCGTGTTTGCAAGGTAATCTATATCTCCGCCCGGCGCGGCAGCCGGCCTTGCGGTTGCGACATCAACTCCCTTTTCACTTATCACAAATATCTGCCCTTGCCCGGACAACGAAGCATTAACTTTTTCCGGCTTACTGCTTATTGCAAGCGCCATCTGGCAGTCATCATAAAGTTCCGAACAGTAATCTATTGTGACTGTTACTGTATCACCAAAAAAAGGATTTGCAGGGTTCATGGTCACAGAATTTATTTTTGGTTCCGCGAAAATATTTGCGGCCAGCATTATGAACGCCGCAAGAATTAATATCAGTGCTTTTTTTATCTTCATTTTATTTCCTCCGTTATTGCTTTATTATTACCCTTGCCTATATGACAGAATACAGCTTAAATTAGTTCCAATTATTCCAGCAGCATATCCAGGCTTATCCTGTGGGTGGCGCCAAGCGTATCAAAGGGCTGATACGCGTAGGCAAATTTTACTTTTTCTAAAAGCACCCCTATTCCTATACTTAAATTAGCGGAATCATGCCTGAAGCCGTACCCTGCCCTGGCACACAGTATCTTAAACATTGTGCATTCCGCACCCAAATCAAGCGTGGGAAGTTCATCTTTTATCCACAGCCGGTTCACGTCAACCGAAGCCCTTATGTTTAATTCCTGCGATATATCATATGAAGTGCTGACACCGGCTTTTATGTTTATCGGCATTGTATCCGCTATTTTAATATACGCCTGCTGCCAGCCGATGTTCTGCACGGCTATCCCGCCGTAAGTGTCCGGGTTGGACCCTATTTTTACCATTGCCCCCGCGTCCACCGCAAACCCTATCTTGTCGTAAATGTACAGTTTGCTGTAAAAGAATTTAAAGGTTGCGCCCGCGTATATGCCCGCAAAAACGGGCTGAGCGTATGAAATTAAACCCATCACGTCATAATTTTCCACATTGCCGCATTCATCCCCAAATTCATCTATTTCAACAAAATCAAAGGTATAATCAAGAAAAACCCCTACTGAAGTAACCGCACCGTTTTGAAGCGGGATTACAAGCGCGCCGTATTCATAATTGGTATCGGCAAACGAGGCAAAGTGAGAAAGCGTGATTTCCATAAGTTTTAAATCCGCGATGCCCGCGGGATTAAACAGAAGCGAATTGATGTCATGCGGTACGGCGCAGTAAGCGCCGCTGAAAGAAGCGGCTTTGGCAGGAGGCGATATCCTTAAAAAATCCGGACCCACGCCGCCGGCGGCAAATAACGACACGCTTAAAAACAAACACAAAAAAACGCATGATAAGCGCCTTATCCCCGCCATTTATCCCTCTTTGTTTTTAATTGAATACTTTATTATCTTATGACAGCCGCTTTTATCTTTTTTTCCGCCAGCGGCGTCTTTATGTAAACTGTGTAAATCCCCGAAGCTGCCGCGCGCCCGCCATCATCTTTTCCGTCCCATGTAAATTCATAAGCGCCCGCGGGTTTTTTTTCGTAAAAATGCACCACCGGCTGCCCTGTCCTGTCGTATATCCTTATTTCCACCTGCCCCAAATCATCCAGCCTGTATTTTATAACAAACTTCTCTCCCTTGACAGCGTTAATTACATTATTCCTGACTTCTATTTCAGCAGGCGTGGGGGTTACAACTATTTTTTTATCAGAAGCGGCGGCAACAACCGGCGCGTCAGATATTTCATTACTGCCTTTTAATGCGATTGGGAGTTTTTCATCCACAAACTGATTTACCTGCGGAATGTCTTTTGGCTCTTCCTTTTTTATATCTTCCTTAACCGGCTCTGCCGACACAATACGCGTTTCGCCTTCAGATTTTTTCTGTGTGACATATGTAACGGCTTTTTTTGTCTTTTTAGTCTGCTGTTTTTCCGTGATTTTAACCGCAGGTTCTCCCGATGCGAATTCAACTTTTTTATCCTCAACAATACCCGGATTCATTACAAATAACCCGAATATCACAGCAGCCGCAAATGCCGCTGCCGGCACGGCAAAAACAGGCCGTTTTATATACTTTATAACCCTGTCAATTACAGACGGAGACTGCTCCCCGATTTTATCCCAAACCTTTAAATTAAAATCAGCGGGCAGTTTTGGCTCTTCTTTCATATCAGAAAACACGCTTTTAAGCGCAAGCACCGCTTTATATTCCAAAGCACATTTTTTACATGTTTTGACGTGCGTTTTTACTTCACCCTCTTCAGCAGCGCTTATATTGCCTTCTATTAAGCTGTTAATCAATCCGTTTACCTTTTTACAGCTCATTTCGTTCACCTAACTTTCTTGCCAGTTTTTGTTTCAGTTTTTCCCTTGCCCTTGAAAGCTTTGACTTTACGCTTCCCAGCGGAATTTTAAGAACTTTACTTATTTCATCATATTCCATTCCTTCTAAGTCCCTAAGTATAACCACGCTTCTTTCCGCGGGTTCAAAACCTTCCATGGCTTCCATCACGCATTCGCGCAGCTGCTTCTTTTCTGCCAGTACATCCTGCCCTTCGCGGACATCCGCCACATCCACCGGGTCTTTATCGCGGCTTTCGTCCCCGCTTATGGAGTCGGTTTCATAATATTTTCTGCGTTTTAACGTATCCAGCCGGTTTATGCACATGTTCACCGCCACCCTGTAAAGCCAGGTGGACAGTTTGGAGTCAAATTTAAAAGAGCCAATTTTCTCATACGCTTTGCAGAAGACTTCCTGCGCCATGTCGCACGCTTCTTCATTGTTTCTCATATACTTCAGGCAGACAGACGCAACCGTCCTTTTATACGCTGTAATTACCCTGTCAAAAGCCTGCCTGTCTCCGCGAACCGCCTTTTTTATTTCCTGTTCGTTCAGTTCTTCCATTTATCCCTCATTTAATCGGACAGAATCCGCCCAAAATAAGTTCCGGTTATTTTTAGCCCCGCCAATTACCATAAAATGCTTTCCTATTATATAACAATACACTGTTAAATTAACAGATGAAAAGAACACCTTTTTCCCCGTGCGGCAGAATATAACAAAATATCTCAATATTTGGCTTTATGCAGGTTAGTTTTTATGCTAAAATAACTTAAATTTTTTACAACTTACAGGAGGAAATATAGATGAAACTTATGGATTTTAATGTGTTACCAAATCTGCCGGAGAAGCTTAAACCGCTTCTGGACCTTGCTTACAACGTATGGTGGGCGTGGGATTCAGAAGCGTTTGCCCTTTTCAGGGACATTGACCCGGACTTATGGTCACAGACATCACACAACCCGGTTAAGCTGCTTTACAGGGTGCAGCAGGAAAAACTTGAGACAATTGCAAATGATGAAGGTTTTATCTTCCGCATCGAAAACGTCCTTAAAAAACGCAATCAGTACATGTCCAGGCCCTGCTGGTACGACAAAATAAAGAACAATCTGCCAAAAGATTATCAGATAGCGTATTTCAGCGCTGAATTCGGGCTTGCGGAATGCCTGCCTATTTATTCCGGCGGCCTTGGCGTCCTTGCGGGCGACCATTTAAAATCCGCTTCTGACCTTGGACTTCCTTTTATTGCGGTTGGCCTTCTGTATTCACAGGGCTATTTTCACCAGTACCTGACAACCGACGGCTGGCAGCATGAAAAATACGTAACGCACGATTACAATACGGCTCCCGTGAAACAGCTTAACAAAGCAGACGGCAGCAGCATTATAATTGAACTGAAGATGCCCCACGGCATTGTAAAGTTCGCGCTGTGGAAGGTTCAGGTGGGACGCATAAGCCTTTACCTTTTAGACACAAATATTCCGGAGAACAGCCACGCTGACCGTGATATCACTTCCAAACTTTACGGCGGCGACCTTGAAATGAGAATAAAACAGGAATACCTGCTTGGCATCGGCGGTATGATTGCGCTGGACGCCCTTGGAATTAAGCCCACTGTAACGCACATGAACGAAGGCCATTCTTCATTTTTAGCGCTGGAGCGCATAAAGATGCTAATGGAAAAAGAAAAACTTTCATTCAACGAAGCAAAAGAAATTGTCGCGGCCAGCAGCGTGTTTACCACACATACCCCTGTCCCCGCCGGAAACGACAGATTTCCGCAGGAAATGATGGAAAGATATTTAAAAACCTATGTGGAACACTCCCTTAAAATATCATTTGAAGAGTTTATGAAACTGGGGCGCGTGTATCCGGAAGACAAAAGCGAATGGTTCTGCATGACCGTGCTTGCCCTTAAGCTTTCGCACTTTAATAACGGCGTGTCAAAACTGCACGGCCGCGTATCGCGCGATATGTGGAAAGACATCTGGACAGGAGTGCCTGTGGAGGAAGTCCCCATAGGATACATCACCAACGGTATTCACATGAACAGCTGGATATCAAAAGAAATGTCAGACCTTTTCTTCCGTTATCTTGGCACACGCTGGGTGGACGCGCCTGACGAACACGAAATATGGAAAAAAGTGGACGAGATTCCGGACACGGAACTGTGGAGCACGCATGAACGCAGAAAAGAAAGGCTTGTGGAATTTGTCCGCAGAAAACTTAAATCACAGTTAAAAGCGCGCGGCTCTTCAAAAGAAGAAATAGACGGCGCCGGCGAAGTGCTTTCTTCAGACGTTTTAACGATAGGATTCGCCAGAAGGTTTGCCACTTACAAAAGGGCTACCTTAATGATGCGCGACATTGAAAGGCTTAAAGCTATACTTACCAACAAACACATGCCTGTACAGATAATATTTGCAGGCAAAGCTCATCCCAAAGACGATGCCGGCAAAGAGTTCATAAAACAGATAATTCACATTACCGAAAAAGAAGGGTTAAGAAACCACATAGTCTTTGTTGAAGACTATGACCTTAACACCGCCCATTATCTTGTTCAGGGAGTGGACGTGTGGATGAACAACCCCAGAAGGCCGCTGGAAGCAAGCGGTACATCGGGCATGAAGGTTATTTTCAACGGCGGATTAAACTTTTCAGTGCTTGACGGCTGGTGGGACGAGAAAGCGGATGCGGACAACGGCTGGTGCATAGGCCGCGGCGAAGAATATGAAGATATAGCTTATCAGGACGCTGTGGAAGCTAATTCCATTTATGACACGCTTGAAAACGACCTTGTCCCTCTTTATTACAAACACGGTAAAGACGGATTGCCGCATGACTGGATAAAAAAGATGAAAACATCCATTGCCACCCTTGGCCCCGTATTTAACACAAACAGGCAGGTAATGGAATATACTGAGATGTTCTATAAACCCGCCGGGCTTAACTACGCCAAACTTGCCGGCAGCGGGCTTGACAAACCAAAGAACATAAGCAAGTGGAAAGAAAAAATAGCTTCTAAATGGGACGCGGTAAAAATAACTTCCGTAAGTTCCGGTGATTCTTCCGCGATTAAAGTAGGCGGTTCGCTTAAAATAAACGCGGAACTTGAAAGCGGCGGATTAAACGCGGAAGACCTGCTGGTGGAAATTTATGCCGGCTATGACAGAGGCGGAGAAATACTGGAAGAAATAAAAACATTTGAAATGAAAGCCGTTTCAAATGAACACGGAAAAATAAAATACGAAAGCACCGTTACACCTTCCACTTCCGGTGCTGTAAATTATTCCGTAAGGGTAATGCCGGCGCATCCGGATGTAGCTTTTAAATTCCTTCCCGGTTACATTAAGTGGTACGAATAAAATAACATCTTACGGCAGGCGCCGTGCTTTTGCACGGCGCCTGTATATTAAGGAGGGTTTATAATGTCAATGAGATCCCCTAAAGAAATGAAAATGCAGGAAACAATTATTAAAACTTTAAAAACTATATATTTAAACCAGAAAGGCGCCGACGCCGTACTTACCAACATTGACAAAGCAGAAGCGGTGGTACAGGGATTATATCCGGACCTTATCGCTAAGGGAAACCAGACTTACACTTTTAAAGTGGAAACCGAAAGCACTGTTACAGACGGGTCCGCGATAGAGTGGAAAAGTTTTTCGGAGAAAATCGGCACATTTTACCTGCTTGTTCCCGAGCCGTTAAAACCCGAAGCACTTTCAATTATAAAAAAGCTTGCCATACCGCATATTGTGATTGCCACATATAAAATCGCGGATAACAAACTTAAATTTAACAACCTGCCATAGTAAAAAACTATCAAGTCACTTTTGTGCTGATTATTTGTTCTGACCGCATTTTTTAAAGCAGGCGTTATAAAGATGGAGTGACGGATGCACAGAGGGACAGATGGACGGAAGTAAAGCAAAGCAGATGCTTGGACGCTTGGATGGTTAGAGGGTTGGCATACAAAGCCGGGGGACAAAAGTAAATACAAATAACAATTCAACTGCCGCGCCCTAAAGGGACGCGCCTACCAAGGCATAAAAACAAAACATCAAAACAAAACCCGTATGTGTTGTTGCGGGTTTCAAAACAGGGGTTGGGTGTGTTTTTTCAGTGCGTGCCGCGTAAGTATACTGTATATGCAGCAGGGACGGTTTAATGCCGCGCCGGCAAATCCGGATGTACCGCAAGGCCACGGTTGCCAATGACGTTAACACACCGGCGGATTCAGATTTATTTGAATACAAGAACACCAATTTGCGGCGCGTGCTGAAAAAATATACCCAATCCCTGTAAAACCGGATGCTTGGATGCTTAGAGGCTTGGACGTTTGGTAAAAGCAATTATAAAAGGCAAATACAACTGCCGCGGGCTGAAGACCCGCGTCTACCAAATCTAAACCAAGCCGCTGAACTGCTTCTTTTTATTTTGTTATTATGGCTTTACAGTAGGCATCAAGCGCGGACAGCGCTTCTTCTATCCCTTTTATTTTTACATTCAACACGCCCTCTTTAAGCGATACTCCCTTAACCCCGGCTTTTGAAAGTTCCCTTGGTCCTATAGAAGGCTTATCATACCATACAATAAACATTTCATTTTCATTTACGGATATTTCATCCGCCGCAAGCAGCCTGCCGGCAATTTTTAATTTTAAAACATAAAATATATTCTGCGCTTCCTGCGGCATTTTTCCCCAGACATCTTCAACCTGTTTTTTTACGGTTTCCGCTTCATCCGTGCTCTGCGCCGCGAAAATTCTGCGGTATATCCTTACCTTTTCGCCGGTATCCCATACGTATTCATCCGGTATGTGCGCTTCAAAATCTGTTTTTATTTTTGTATCCTTTTCCGGCACATGCACTTCGCCTTCAAGTTCAGCCACCGCCTCTTCCAGCATCCTGCAATACATTTCAAAACCTATCTTTTCCATGTAACCGTGCTGTCTTGTGCCAAGTATATTTCCGGCGCCGCGCAGTTCAAGGTCGCGCATAGCAATGGAAAAACCCGCGCCCGGATCCACATAACTTTCAAGCGTTTTTAACCGCTCCCTTGCGGTTTCTGTCATGCCCCTTACATCCGCCACCATCATATACGCGTACGCCTGCCTGTCGCGGCGGCCCACCCTGCCCCTTAACTGATAAAGCTGGGACAGCCCAAACCTGTCCGCGCTGCTTACTATTATTGTATTCACATCCGGCATATCAAGCCCGGACTCCACTATTGTTGTGGTAATCAATACGTCAAATTTTTTATTTAAAAAATCTTCCATCAGGTGTTCCAGCTCGCCTTTATCCATCTGCCCGTGCGCGGTTTTAAAACGTATTTCCGGCAATAATTTCTGAAGGTTCTCTTTTGTTTTTTCCAGTGTCCTTATGCTGTTGTGCACGTAAAACACCTGGCCTTTTCTTAAGACTTCCCTTAAAATTATTTCACGCAGCACCTGCATGCGTTCCTGTATAATTACAGTCTCTATGGCTTTTTTTCCGGGCGGCGGCGTCTGTATTATGCTTATATCCCTTATGCCGGAGAGGGAAAAATACAGCGTCCTTGGAATAGGCGTGGCGGTCAGCGTTAATAAATCAGCTGACGGATATTTTTGCCTTAAGTTTTCTTTATTCTTAACCCCAAAATGCTGCTCTTCATCTATTATCACAAGGCCGGGGTTTTTAAATTCCACAGAAGCGGATAACACCGCGTGAGTGCCTATAAGAATATCAACTTTACCCTCTTTTAACCGCTGTAGGATTATTTTTTTATCGGAAGCTTTTACCAGCCTTGAAAGCATATCCACTTTCACGGGATAATCCGCCATTCTTTCCCTGAAAGAATTCAGGTGCTGCGCGGCCAAAAGCGTGGTGGCGGTAAGCACAAGCACCTGTTTGCCGTCGTTTACCGCTTTAAAAGCGGCGCGCATCGCCACCTCTGTTTTGCCAAAACCCGCGTCCCCGCATACAAGCCTGTCCATCTGTTTTTCTTTTTCCATGTCCGCCATCACGTCATTTATGGCTTTTGCCTGGTCCGGTGTTTCCTCAAAGATAAACGCATTTTCAAAAGCTTTTACCGTGGAGTCAGATAAGCTGTACTTTATACCCGAAGAAGTTTTTCTGGACGCGTAAATCCTTAAAAGCTCCGCGGCCATTTCTTTCATCTCCCGCTCTATTGCCTCTTTTGACCGCCTGAAAACCTGTGTCCCAAGTTTGGACAAAACCGGTATTTTATCCGACCCCGTATATTTATCTATAAGGTCTATCTTGTAAATGGGAATATACAATTTATCATCGCCGAAATACTTTATATAAAGAAAGTCCCCGATTATTCCGTCAAAGTTCATATTGCGCACGCCTTCAAACACGCCTATGCCGTGCTCCCTGTGCACCACATAATCGCCTTTTTCCAGGTCAGTGTAATGCTTTAACGCTTTTAAGTTTTTGTCTTTTACCCCGCTTAAAACCTTGCCTTTATACCTGTCAAAAATTTCCCTGTTGGAAATAACGCACAGCTTAGCTTCCGCAAAGACAAAACCCCTGTATATGTCGCCGTTTATAAATTCAACATGCGGCACCGGGCGCTCTTTTTCACGCGCTTTTTTTATTATTATCTCTTTCAAATGCTCCGTTTCCCCCTGATTGTCAGAGGCAATATATATGGAATTTTTCTTTGTTTCCTGCGCAATCAGATAATCAAAAAGCCGGTCCATATCACGTTCAAATACGGGATTATTTGCCGCTTTTAAAGTTTGTGCTTTATTAACAGCCGATGTTTCATATACTTTAAGTTTTGGATACTTTTTTATTTTTTTTAAGATTGTCCTTATGGTAAAAATATTTTTTTCCGCGTCTTTCGGGTCAATGTATCTTTCTATCTTTCTTATTTTTTCAAGAATCTCCCCTTTTAACCCTTCCAGCCCGTCGGTAATTACCACGGTATCGCTGCCGTTTAAATATTCAAGTATGGATGTATGCCCCCTTCTTGCCGCCCCTCCCGGGTTAAAAACAAACAGCTCCGCTTCATTTACCGAATGCGTGGTGTCAAAAGTATCCGGCGAGAAATAGCGCACAGATTCCACCGTATCGCCGAAGAATTCTATCCTTACCGGATATTCGCCGCCCGGCGCGAACACGTCAAGTATGCTGCCCCTTACGCTGTATTCAAAACACTCGGATGCTTTTACGCATCTCTCGTACCCGTTGCTGTTAAGCGATTTTATTATTTCTTCCATTCCCGCGCCGGCGCCGGCTTTAATGTTAAACATATACCGGGATATCTCTTCCGGCGGCGCTATTTTTTCAGAAACGGCATTTATATCAGTAATTATTATTTTCCTTCCCTGCGACAGCATCAGTTTTATTGCCGCCGCCCTTTCCCTGGAAACTTCACGGGACGCTTTTAACTGTGTATAAAGCAGGCTGTCATCTTCCGGGTACGCCGCAATCCGCGCGGTATGGTTAAAAATATTTTTTAAACTTAGCATTTCGCCGAAGAGAGGGTATATATTTTCAGATGATGTAATCACCACAAGATTTTTATTTACAGCGGATGCCAGATATGAATACAGCACAGCCTTAAAAGACGGGTTCACTGAATCTGCCAGACAGTCTTTGCCGGCAGAAAGTTTTAACGCGGTGTTTTTTAGCCCTGCTGACCTTTCAAGGGCGGATAACATTGGATATCAGCTGCTGCAGCGGAAGGTCCAGCTTAAAATAAATTACAGCCCACATAAAAACATTAGCCTGAATTCCGGCTATTACGTCATCTATCATTATGCCGGTACCGCCGGGGAGAGATTCTGACTGCCTTGCAGGAAAAAGTTTTATTATGTCAAAAAAACGCGAAGCGAAAAAACCTATTATCATCCTTGAATCCGTATAAGGTATAAACATCATAGTCACCATATAGCCCGCCACTTCATCTATTACCACCCGTGACGGGTCTTTCTTTCCGTGTATCACAATCGCGTAATTGGAAGCCCATATACCGGCAAGCACCAGTATTACAGTAATTATTACGTATGGCGCGGGGTGCATATCACGCAGAAAAAACCAGTACACGGGAAGAAACGCGAAAGTGGCCACAGTGCCGGACGCCTTGGGCGCGTAGCCGGTATAAAAAAACGAGGTAAAAATTATTATAAGTTGCCTCATTACAGCTCACTTTCAAAAATTGATTTATTCTTGAAAAAATATTCCATACCGGAAATAAGGGAAAAAGAAGCCGCTATGAAGAAAAGGATGTACGGAATAACCTTAAGCATCCAGGTATCCTGGCTGACATCCATAAGTTCCCCAGCGTTTATACCGTAAAATACAAGGGTCTTGTGTATGGATATTAAAAGAAGCGTGGCGGAAATAGCCGTCATTTCCGTGGCGGTCTTTAACTTGCCCCATTTGCTTGCCGCTATTATTTTTCCCTGCTGAGCCGCCATGGTCCTGATTCCGGATACAAAAAATTCCCTGCTGATAATTATTATCACCATCCACACCGGCGCCACCTGAAGGTGCACAAAACATAACAGGGCGGCAAGTACAAGTATCTTATCCGCCAGCGGGTCCATTACCTGCCCAAAAACACTTATTATGTTATATTTTCTTGCTAAATAGCCGTCAAAAAAATCACTTATGGCCGCGATTAAAAAAATACCCAGCGCCACATAATTCCACATAAGCCTTTCAGCCAGTATCGTCGGAATAAACGCAAACGTGATTATTATCCTGAACATTGTAATTCTGTTTGGAAGTTTCTTAAGATTCTCGCTTATCTGCATATTTCCCCTTTCAGGTCATAACCCTGTACGCCGGTTATTTTCACGTTACAGAAACTGCCGGATGATAACTTTTTAGAAGGCTTTATAAGCACATAACTGTCAATGTCCGGCGCGTTGCCCTGTGTGCGTGCGGCGTAAGTGTTATTATTTTTCATTCCCGCAATTAAAACTTTTACTTTTTTCCCGCGCAACGTTACTTTATTATATGCGTATTTTTCGGCTGAATCAACCATTAATATGTCACGCCTTCTCTCACACTCTTTTTTTGCGATTTTTCCTTTTAAAGTATAAGCATACGTGCCCGGTTCGTCAGAATACGCAAAAAAACCGGCCCTGTCTATCAAACCCTGATTTATAAACTCCCTAAGTTCGTTAAAGCGCGCCTTTGTCTCGCCGGGATATCCGGTGATAAAAGCGCTTCTTATTATTATGCCGGGCACCTGTTCTTTTAAATATGAAATAATGTCAATTATATCTTTTTTTCTGTAACCGCGCCTCATGCTTTTTAAGATATCATCATTAACGTGCTGGAAAGGCATATCAATATAACGGCAAAGCCTTTCATCTTTTTTCATTACTTTTACAACCCTTTTTATAATTTCAAGATCCGGATAAAGGTATAAAAGACGCAGCCAGAAATATTTTTTTGTTTTTTTAAGTATTGCTTCAAGCAGTTTATCCAGTTTCTTTTCGCCGTAAATATCCGCGCCGTAATATACAAGATCCTGCGAAATAAGGTTTATCTCTTTTATCCCCGACTGCGTCATACCGCGCGTTTCTTTTACAATATCTTCAATTGTCCTGCTTCTATACTTGCCTTTTATGAACGGGATGGTGCAGAAACCGCATTTATGGTTGCACCCTTCGGAAATTTTAACATACGCGGAATAAGAGTTTAAAAGAGCGGTGTGGTTTTTGCCTTTATAGATAAACGGCTTTTCATTTACAAATTCACCGCCTTTTTCCACCGCGATTTTTATACTTTCTATATTATTGACGCCCACCCATGCATGCACGCCCTTAAACTTTTCCTTTAAACCCTTTAAATCTTTGGAAACAAAACACCCCGCAACCACAACTTTTAAAGCGGGATTTTTTTTCTTTAGGGAAAGCATTTCCGTAATCGCGCCGGATGATTCTTCCCGCGCGCTTCTTAAAAACGCGCAGGTATTAATTAATATGACATCGGCATCAGACGGGTCTGTGGTTAAAAGGGCGTTATCAAGGCATGAAAGCATGCACTCTGTATCAACCGTATTTTTTGGGCACCCAAGGCTTATGACTCCAAGTTTCATATTAATACCCCTTGGGTGATAATTTATTTTTACGAACGGAAGTTCGTGAACTGCATATCAATTCCAAAATCCTTCTGCTTTAACTGCGCCATAACTTCCTGAAGGTCGTCAAGTTTCGGCCCTGACACCCTTACCACGTCTTTCTGGATGGAAGCCTGTATCTTTTTCAGCCCAAGCTCTTTTATATATTTCACTATATCTTTTGCCTTATCCTGCGGGATTCCGTCCTGTATGGCGATGTCCTGGTGCATTTTATCCATGCCGGTCTGGACAGGTTCTGAATCAGTAAGCGCCTTTACAGGAATGCCCCTTTTAATAAGCTTATTCTTA
This window of the Candidatus Goldiibacteriota bacterium genome carries:
- a CDS encoding PorV/PorQ family protein, encoding MAGIRRLSCVFLCLFLSVSLFAAGGVGPDFLRISPPAKAASFSGAYCAVPHDINSLLFNPAGIADLKLMEITLSHFASFADTNYEYGALVIPLQNGAVTSVGVFLDYTFDFVEIDEFGDECGNVENYDVMGLISYAQPVFAGIYAGATFKFFYSKLYIYDKIGFAVDAGAMVKIGSNPDTYGGIAVQNIGWQQAYIKIADTMPINIKAGVSTSYDISQELNIRASVDVNRLWIKDELPTLDLGAECTMFKILCARAGYGFRHDSANLSIGIGVLLEKVKFAYAYQPFDTLGATHRISLDMLLE
- a CDS encoding sigma-70 family RNA polymerase sigma factor; amino-acid sequence: MEELNEQEIKKAVRGDRQAFDRVITAYKRTVASVCLKYMRNNEEACDMAQEVFCKAYEKIGSFKFDSKLSTWLYRVAVNMCINRLDTLKRRKYYETDSISGDESRDKDPVDVADVREGQDVLAEKKQLRECVMEAMEGFEPAERSVVILRDLEGMEYDEISKVLKIPLGSVKSKLSRAREKLKQKLARKLGERNEL
- the glgP gene encoding alpha-glucan family phosphorylase; the protein is MKLMDFNVLPNLPEKLKPLLDLAYNVWWAWDSEAFALFRDIDPDLWSQTSHNPVKLLYRVQQEKLETIANDEGFIFRIENVLKKRNQYMSRPCWYDKIKNNLPKDYQIAYFSAEFGLAECLPIYSGGLGVLAGDHLKSASDLGLPFIAVGLLYSQGYFHQYLTTDGWQHEKYVTHDYNTAPVKQLNKADGSSIIIELKMPHGIVKFALWKVQVGRISLYLLDTNIPENSHADRDITSKLYGGDLEMRIKQEYLLGIGGMIALDALGIKPTVTHMNEGHSSFLALERIKMLMEKEKLSFNEAKEIVAASSVFTTHTPVPAGNDRFPQEMMERYLKTYVEHSLKISFEEFMKLGRVYPEDKSEWFCMTVLALKLSHFNNGVSKLHGRVSRDMWKDIWTGVPVEEVPIGYITNGIHMNSWISKEMSDLFFRYLGTRWVDAPDEHEIWKKVDEIPDTELWSTHERRKERLVEFVRRKLKSQLKARGSSKEEIDGAGEVLSSDVLTIGFARRFATYKRATLMMRDIERLKAILTNKHMPVQIIFAGKAHPKDDAGKEFIKQIIHITEKEGLRNHIVFVEDYDLNTAHYLVQGVDVWMNNPRRPLEASGTSGMKVIFNGGLNFSVLDGWWDEKADADNGWCIGRGEEYEDIAYQDAVEANSIYDTLENDLVPLYYKHGKDGLPHDWIKKMKTSIATLGPVFNTNRQVMEYTEMFYKPAGLNYAKLAGSGLDKPKNISKWKEKIASKWDAVKITSVSSGDSSAIKVGGSLKINAELESGGLNAEDLLVEIYAGYDRGGEILEEIKTFEMKAVSNEHGKIKYESTVTPSTSGAVNYSVRVMPAHPDVAFKFLPGYIKWYE